The Chroicocephalus ridibundus chromosome 3, bChrRid1.1, whole genome shotgun sequence genome includes the window CAACATTTTTGTGATGCACCAGCATATTTTTGTATTGAAATTGGTATTCATAAAATGCCTTAGCAATGCTAGCAGTAAAGCATGCCAAAGCACACTTTACACAAAGCAGTAGCATGTGCCAAAATATTGACTCAGTTGTATATAGAAGCACCTTTACTTTAAAATATCATGTGCTGTAAGCAGGAAGCAACAAATTCCTACTtgaatcacattttaaaatggtaGTACCAGTCACATACATAATGATCCCCAAAGGCAGCATGCCAGAAGAGTGTTACTTTCAAGAGTAATGACGTTGCTTCGTAAACTGTCTGTATCTCTCTGCAAGATCTCCCCTGGAAGATAGTGTCATTGTCATTAAACTGTAAAGCTGCCAGGCAACTTCTGCGAGTTCTCAACAGGGTGCTACAGAAATTATGTCTCGCTCGAATAACTTCttgcacttcatttttttaaaaagccttctcATCTGAGTATTAAAAACCAGCAGACTGACAGATTGGACTCTAGGCCCTTTCCCAGTATTAGAAACGTCGAAGTGGAAAGTGGTTAAATTGCATCTAAGTGACAACTGAACATGGCTTAGGCTGACTATATATTGTAGAAACTGAACCCCATGAAAACTGGAATCCACAAACAGTTTCTTGATGAGCAATGTGTAAGAGCGCCTTCTGCTTCTTACCATGAAAGATTTGaaggtttttggttgtttggttttgtttgttttgtatttaggAAAAGTATTCATTTTTAGGAAGAGCGAGGAAAAACTGAACACAATCTATAACTTTGAGCATTGTGTGAAGTAATCTTCTGTTTATTACATGCCCTATAAAAAGGTATTTAAGGGCTTGCTCTTGCAAGCATTTGTAAAGGAGCTTTTTTTTGCTCTCATAGGACAAATCCTGCGATTTGGGGCAATCAGAATTCAAATTACTTTAGAAAAACCCTCAATGGTTCTTGAAAGCAAGCACTGTATCTTATCAACACTGACTGTGATGACACTTAGAGTGTGTAGCCAAAGAATAGGAACAGCTGCTGAAAGTGCAATTCTATAACCGTTGGCTCTGGGATTGCAATTATTTGGTGGTTTTTATGTAGatctttttatttgttcattGAGCAACTGTTCAACTCAGTGGTGGCCTCTGGGAGAAACCCCCTGAAGCTGAGATAAGTTGAGCCATTGAACTCAACACACTCAACACTTCTTCTTGCAGCATCAAGCAGGCTGGAGCTGAACAAGTTTTCCACGGGACAGTTCTCGTCGAGTCATTTGGGATGATGTAATGAGTACAAAGAAGTTGAGATTCGTGACTTAGGCATCCTTAGGACTCAATAATTCCCTAGTGATGTTTTTGCTTTCACCATAGAAAGGGATCAAGCATGCAGGAGCTCATCTTGACCCAGAGGATGCGAGGCAATAAAGGGCTGTGTCAGAAGTCCTGCCCAAGCCTCCCTGCCTCCTGACTCGCCCTCTCCTCCCCGAGGCCGGGACAGGCAGTGAGGGCACCCGCCTCTCCCGGGACCCATCGCCGCCCCTCTCCCTCCGTCTGCCCCGGGGCGCTACTTGCCATCGAGACGCGGCGTCccatggcggcggccggcggcgggctgCTGGGCGGGCTGCCCTCCTCCCGGCGTTTCCCCTCCGAACCGGagacggagccggagccggggccggagccGCCGCGGGACTCGGCGCTCTCGCTGTCGCTGCCCGCCCGGCTGCCGGTGAGGACGCGGGAGAGGAAGCTGGACTTGCGGGTTCCCGGGTAGTGCCCGCTGTCCGGGGAGTCGCCGCGCTCTTCCTCCAAGTCGCGGCAGATGCTGACTCGGCTGTGCTTGCGGAGGGCCCTGCGGGATGCGGCCgccgtccccgctgtccccgctccggccgccgccaccgccccggggccgccgcccgccgccgcccgcggcgcCTCCTCGCTGCTGGAGGAGGGCGGCGGCTGCTGTCCGTGGTGCTGAGCCGCGCtgtgccggcggcggggcggcggggcgccgcgGAGCTCTCCGCGGTGCTGACGGACCGGCGGCCCCGCGGgtgcgggagcgggagcgggtgCGGGAGTGTGGGAAGGCggtggcggggcggcggcggggcgcggtgGAGAGGCGTCGCAGGGCGGGCAGGCCGGCGGCACCACGGAGCTCTTCTTGGAGTTGTAGAGGCTGGCCTCCTcctcggcgggggctgccggctgccgCGGCTGCCCATAGAGGCTCTTCTGGATCTTCTTGAGGCCCAGGTGGGCGATTTCTAGGATGTTGAGGAAAAGGGAGACTGCGGCGATGCTGTTCATGAAAACCATAAAGATGGTCTTCTCTGTAGGTCGGGACACAAAACAATCCACCGTGTTAGGGCAAGGGGGACGAGTGCATTTGTAAAGGGGGGACATGTGAAACCCATATAAAAGATACTGACCTATCATAAAGCCCACTTCGACCACCGACCGGGTCAGGATATGTAGGACATAGGTGCGCAGCAGGGACCCTCTCAGGGGTGCCTTATTTActttcttctgttcctccagCTTACGCAGTTCCCTCTCTACTCTCCTGTGCTCCTCAGGCATGGGCTCAAGGTCTTCTAGCTGAGCCCGCAGGTGGGCTTTCCTCTTCTGTCGCTCTTTCTCGAGAGCCCTTAATCTGTAGA containing:
- the GJA10 gene encoding gap junction alpha-10 protein isoform X1, encoding MGDWNLLGSILEEVHIHSTIVGKIWLTILFIFRMLVLGVAAEDVWDDEQSEFICNTEQPGCSNICYDKAFPISLIRYWVLQIIFVSSPSLVYMGHALYRLRALEKERQKRKAHLRAQLEDLEPMPEEHRRVERELRKLEEQKKVNKAPLRGSLLRTYVLHILTRSVVEVGFMIGQYLLYGFHMSPLYKCTRPPCPNTVDCFVSRPTEKTIFMVFMNSIAAVSLFLNILEIAHLGLKKIQKSLYGQPRQPAAPAEEEASLYNSKKSSVVPPACPPCDASPPRPAAAPPPPSHTPAPAPAPAPAGPPVRQHRGELRGAPPPRRRHSAAQHHGQQPPPSSSSEEAPRAAAGGGPGAVAAAGAGTAGTAAASRRALRKHSRVSICRDLEEERGDSPDSGHYPGTRKSSFLSRVLTGSRAGSDSESAESRGGSGPGSGSVSGSEGKRREEGSPPSSPPPAAAMGRRVSMASSAPGQTEGEGRRWVPGEAGALTACPGLGEERASQEAGRLGQDF
- the GJA10 gene encoding gap junction alpha-10 protein isoform X3; its protein translation is MGDWNLLGSILEEVHIHSTIVGKIWLTILFIFRMLVLGVAAEDVWDDEQSEFICNTEQPGCSNICYDKAFPISLIRYWVLQIIFVSSPSLVYMGHALYRLRALEKERQKRKAHLRAQLEDLEPMPEEHRRVERELRKLEEQKKVNKAPLRGSLLRTYVLHILTRSVVEVGFMIEKTIFMVFMNSIAAVSLFLNILEIAHLGLKKIQKSLYGQPRQPAAPAEEEASLYNSKKSSVVPPACPPCDASPPRPAAAPPPPSHTPAPAPAPAPAGPPVRQHRGELRGAPPPRRRHSAAQHHGQQPPPSSSSEEAPRAAAGGGPGAVAAAGAGTAGTAAASRRALRKHSRVSICRDLEEERGDSPDSGHYPGTRKSSFLSRVLTGSRAGSDSESAESRGGSGPGSGSVSGSEGKRREEGSPPSSPPPAAAMGRRVSMSMLLELSSIMKK
- the GJA10 gene encoding gap junction alpha-10 protein isoform X2 codes for the protein MGDWNLLGSILEEVHIHSTIVGKIWLTILFIFRMLVLGVAAEDVWDDEQSEFICNTEQPGCSNICYDKAFPISLIRYWVLQIIFVSSPSLVYMGHALYRLRALEKERQKRKAHLRAQLEDLEPMPEEHRRVERELRKLEEQKKVNKAPLRGSLLRTYVLHILTRSVVEVGFMIGQYLLYGFHMSPLYKCTRPPCPNTVDCFVSRPTEKTIFMVFMNSIAAVSLFLNILEIAHLGLKKIQKSLYGQPRQPAAPAEEEASLYNSKKSSVVPPACPPCDASPPRPAAAPPPPSHTPAPAPAPAPAGPPVRQHRGELRGAPPPRRRHSAAQHHGQQPPPSSSSEEAPRAAAGGGPGAVAAAGAGTAGTAAASRRALRKHSRVSICRDLEEERGDSPDSGHYPGTRKSSFLSRVLTGSRAGSDSESAESRGGSGPGSGSVSGSEGKRREEGSPPSSPPPAAAMGRRVSMSMLLELSSIMKK